The sequence below is a genomic window from Montipora capricornis isolate CH-2021 chromosome 14, ASM3666992v2, whole genome shotgun sequence.
aatgggtCAGTTGGCTGGGAATACAGTAAACACAagcatataagaacctagaatttttgAGGTCAGGCTGAACAGGTTCTTACAATTATTTTAGCCAATAGGATAGTTTTTCACAATTCAGACTGATTAGGTTCTTAacaggtttttatttttcagaaGTTGTCATATTGTAACCATAGGCATAAATATTGTACTACTAATGGTTtagcacttgtattttaaatAATGTTATTGTCTATATTGTACTGAAGCTTTAtggaaaacacaattatttcAAGTGAAAATCCAAACAAATGTAAATCAAAGACCACATGAATTATACACAATAGTGTCCACCAAAATGGTGCTCCTTACCTAAGGAAAACAGCTGCATTCACCCTAAGCCAAAATAATGCTAACGTTACCCTTATCTTATTGTTCAAAACACACATGTCACCACACCgaggggtgcctcatgcctgtgcTGTAAGGCGGGCATGGtggctggcataatgtcctggtgccatgttaacccagtccagcagtAGAACAACATGCCCCCTCCCTGATTGGGCTTTAGCaaagggctgaaagggtcaagcaggcagcaattccccgccccTAATTTATTACACACCTTATGGATTAAACTTGTAAGAATCTTACAGCAAGAGATACAATCAAAGACcagaataagaaaaaaacatgcagtacatgtacatgggagggggggagggataACGCCTGATAATAGGAATTACTGTACTCCACTCGACGAGGGCAGAAATGAAATGCCTTCAGATTACAAAACATGTGGTTCCAAAGAGGCCACCACGTGGTAGGAGTGGAGCACAGAGACCGAGGGCTCAAAAGTTATCGCTCCTAAACATTGACTTTaattttatactaaaatatCATGAAAAATACAATCAACAGAAAAGCCTAACCCCAAAAGAACATAACCTTTGCGGGGGCTagactacagaatacagggtgCCTTTTCAACAATTTTTACCTAGAAATGGCCCTGTATTTTGTAGTTGCTCTGCAATTTTAGCTCGAGATATTTATTAGATATATTTTTACCCGAGGAttggcattttcttttttactctAGCTAAGGGCTAAATCAATATAAAATTCTGGTAGTAAGTAACAACAGTAGGTTCTGCCTTGCGTTGTGTGTTTTGTACCTGGAGTCTTCTACTTCTTCTTCTCCCACACTGTCATCGTCTGCTGAACGAAAGGCCATATATCCTTTGTCTTTCTtcgtttctttcctttcaaagACGTCTTCCTCTCGTTCAGTCATGACTGTTTTGTCTCACCCTGTAAAGATTAGGTCTTTGAAAGTGATGATGTGAAAATAAACGATCAAGAACTGGCAAAGAACTACTGTACTTTCATAGGCTGATATCCGCCATTTTTGGACGACAACTCTGCGCCAGTACCCTGGGttccagaggaatttttttgtttttaaggtcggagagaacgctcagcgattccaaatcaacggtctaGGACGAAAAACACTATGTGACtgcctacaccaagtagttaccaaAAAATGCCTCTGGTCGCACGACCCAAGAACCTCATTTGCATGCGAATTTCTCGTCAAACCAGTTTTGGCCACCAAGCTGAGGCTGTTTTCCACGGGACGCAATGAAGTGCATCATTTACGaacattcctgaaaattgcGATTACACTGATGGCTATTCGTCCTCGACCGTttatttggaatcgctgagagttccgaccttgaaaaaaaaagacgtctggcacccagggtacttGCGCCAGTCATTCGCGACAAATATATCTGCTAGGTTACCAAGCCATCTGGTTGTCACGGCAATAACACATAAATCTTGGCTTGATGAATAGGCTTGATGGTTATTTCATGTCGAAgataatttcgcgatttttttcTGACAGTTCCATCAGTTACATTCCTCAGCTGTTGATATTACAATCGCACGAGGAATTCTCTACAAGTACTGTAGAGGTCTTTTGTGAAAAATGTCGAAATTAGACACTAAAAATGATCTAAACCGTGTTGGTCTGTTTTCCGAGCTTGGGTATATTTCGATCGGGGATCCATACAAAAGGCAAGGCACAAGTAAGTGGGAGAGGTTTGTGGAGTTTCATATTTACTTTTCAACATACGTTTATTGTTCAAAAAAACCTTTTAGTACGTGCATCAGATGTTTAAATCTTTAATTAGTTTAGTTTGGTACAGCTCAAGTCACTGGCTGCAAAGATCGTTGACATATGAGCAACTCACGCAACGTAACATACGTTTATTGTtcaaaaaaacgttttagtaCGTGCAGCAGATGTTTAAATCTTTAATTAGTTTAGTTTGGTACAGCTCAAGTCACTGGCTGCAAAGATCGTTGACATATGAGCAACTCACGCAACGTAgcataatttaattaatttgatCATCGCAGATTTCAATGTTGCTGCTCATAAAGGAAAACAGATGCTCCCTGGTGGGAGCAAAACAAGATCAGCTCTCCAATCTGGCTATTTCGATCAAAAATTCACTCGGATCATGGAGAGTGAAGCCTTTACTGATCCAGTAAAGCGGAGAAGACAAGATAAGCTGAAGAGTTCAAAGCTTAACATAGGAAAGGCTTTCGTTCCAAGCAATGGAGAGAAACTGCCGTAAGTTAGACGGTCCCTTTACAATTCTCTGTGATCCTTGAGGATGCTGTATTTTCGTGGATTGACTACGATCCGAACTACCCCTCCCTCCAACAAAAATCTAATAGTGTGAACTACATGTGGCATAATTCCTTTTTCACAAGTTGGCTGTGATTTGTCAAACTGGCAAGAATAATTATTGAGCCAAATGTTATGTatcataataaaaaaatatacgCAAGTTTCAAGGAGTCTCTTGgttgataattaattttatgcaaattacttCATTGCTCAAATCAatgtgtttttttcaaaatcgatcTGTTGTGTCCCAAGCTCTTGTTAAAATAACTCAAGTTTATGATAATATTCACTCTCAGACAAAATGCTTCACATCAAAGCTGCAGGGGAAAAAATGCAGATTCTAAGATATTTGCAGGAGACTCAGATTTACAATAAGGAAATAAAGGCACAGTGTGTTATCTTGAAGCaaacttaaccctttaagccccgaggggttccccattgacgagtaaaatcgtctggcgttagacagagtaaaatctataagtgccatttggcactatcggggctgaaagggttaaagacaGACATGTATGAATTTCTTCTTCACCACAGGTCAGGAGCTGGAAATCATTATGGAACATTCAGTGGAGCAATAACCGCCTTTAGTCCTGTTGTTAAAGGAAAGAAAGCAATTGATTCGCCCGGAAAGAACTTTTTAACTAATCCACCAAAGAAAGGAACTGGTTTTGGTTACCTCCACGTGACAATTGGTGCTTCGCCAAAGTACATCTCAGATGCTTATGATCGGGCTAGAGATTTGAGAAATGTGGGTATAGCTTAGTATATTAACAAGTCCATTTACCTTAAGTTGCAGAAGCATGGTGGTTTTTTGGCATTTAATCTTTACATCAGACATTTCATGAAAAGTTTGGTATGCACAATATTATCATAaaccaaccttgttcccaggatctctcttctTGTCTTCCCATGGAGAGCCTGGGAAGAGGTTGAATGGCACCAGCTGGTGAAAAAATAATCTTGACTTTCTATGGACAGAACGACCTGCAAGGAGATGGTATTTACACTGCAGGTGTAAACACTGCGTATCTCCTCAGCCCCGGATCTGGGGCTTTTTAGAGACTTATAATTCGTCTTCTGGAGGATTGGGGTGGTCCCAATGTATAATGGAGGTCTGCATATGCATTCCTCCCATGCATATGGAATTCCAAGATCTTTCAAAAACCAGCCAGAAATCATACCCAAACAACTAACCACTAATGGGACAATCTTTGTCGACACCAGATGCATCTGATTTCCTTTCCCAGAGGAGAGTAGTTGCTGATTTTGTCATCGCCACATCCCTATCCTAAGGCACCCAGAAATTGACAAACATCCACTCCTAAGATGCTCAATCCACCACAGTAACATCTAGACGATCATGTTTCATCTTCTGTGTTGTCTTGATGATCCTATCCTACCAGATCTTCCAACACCCTCACCTCATTCAGAACCTCCTTATACCACACAACAGCACACTTCATGCCAGTGCGCCCTCAAACCCATCCACTCATACCTCCTTTGATAGTCCATAATTGCACCAAACCAGTACAACCACTTGCCACATGCCCAACTGACTCCACCTCCTTGCCAGTGACATCTACACTTTGGATCTACATCCTCCTTTTTAATCATGACCCaggtattatttttttgtgtgtggtAAATGCAGGTTTATCTTTaattgaggagcagcattttaAAGGGGCACGTTGTGATGTTAATTGTCTCTATATTtcgagacacaagtgatgttgaagttggggagaagagcaaggagaCACTTTCTTTGTGACACTTAAAGTCCATGTTaggggcatttctggacatatctgagaATAATAAGAAAGCCTTTAAATATTTTAACACTGACAATAAGTCCTAAAAGCTTGCAGAAGTAAATTGTATTAGATAATACAAGGACTAATTATAACAGtataaattatattattaaaaactggatcattggataatgcaattcgagagttttgattggccaagccatcatgggttatgagccattataccatgatctacaaatgcggcaagcatatgcgtgattttttggtccttttcatttttattgtagtctagttttcaatATGTTGGGggcatttttaataaaacaattattccactcgcgcttgttggatataagatgattatagccaactcggtgctgtgcgcctcgttggctatctatcatctcatatccaacgcgcgctcatggaataattgttaaacagAAAATAAATGTTGCAGACCCTGTAAGTTACATTGTACTTATTAGTATAATACAAATTcgtattaaaagaaattaattttaatgtaaagctgacatgtacatgtacagtatctACCCAAAATAATTATACACCTTTGCCttaatttgcaggaaacctacAACTAAAGACCTATTAATTTAAGGTTAAGGAATAAATTTGATTATtagtaattttgttttgatcACAATTTTTGCTGTAATCAATACAGAAAGAAATGGAATCAAGCTTTAAAGCAAGGAAAGGAGGAGCATTTAAACTGAATCTTCATCCCAAAGCTTTCTTTGATGGAAATCCTTACAAATCTGACAGGGGTAAGAATTCTGTTACCTAAAGGAAACAGGCTTTTATACCAAGCGACAAGAAAGTTGTCAAGATGCAACAggattaattattattgtttaattaacAGGTCACGGGACACATTTATTTACTAAAACAACCGTAAACTCTTCCTTATGCCAAACCTGTTGCAATCCTTTGAAACAAGTTCAAACTTGACACAAAATGAACCGACACAATTTAATCAACTAGAAACCTGAAGGTAGCCttttacaagtacatgtaatacctttttttcttttggtcttTCACAGGTCTTCCACCTCTCAAAGAAGGACGGAAACCTCCAGAAATACTGAAACCATTCAAGCCTAGCTCCCCACCAAAAGAGGTGAGGAATGCAAACATTCATTACATTCAATCAAGATTGTCATTTTTATTATCACCACTGTTACATGGTAATTTCAGTCTTTGAAGTGCCCGAGTAACCtcaaatgtatttttctttgacTAAGGATTTTTGGCAAGGTGCCTTTGGTAATCTAGTAGGGTTGAAGTTTTTTAAGTGCaaattattttgcaaaatgtaACAAACTCCAATCTAAGCCTAACTAACACCCTCAGAGACCAAAGTTTACAAGATGTGGGAGATGATTCAGTTTTGCATAGTTAGTACTATGAGTTTTGCCAGTCCTGATTTTGCTCAATTTCTTCAACCTGTCTCGATTGACTCCTTCAGGT
It includes:
- the LOC138033704 gene encoding cilia-and flagella-associated protein 96-like; protein product: MSKLDTKNDLNRVGLFSELGYISIGDPYKRQGTNFNVAAHKGKQMLPGGSKTRSALQSGYFDQKFTRIMESEAFTDPVKRRRQDKLKSSKLNIGKAFVPSNGEKLPSGAGNHYGTFSGAITAFSPVVKGKKAIDSPGKNFLTNPPKKGTGFGYLHVTIGASPKYISDAYDRARDLRNKEMESSFKARKGGAFKLNLHPKAFFDGNPYKSDRGLPPLKEGRKPPEILKPFKPSSPPKEIGGMKAGCFDSYPSHSEDPYRVKKKNGSEGDKKIFRPSQGPKSTPTRSIINQNVKRRINNLNFRQPITISI